Proteins encoded within one genomic window of Companilactobacillus sp.:
- a CDS encoding serine hydrolase domain-containing protein: MMNNFVETNAQIRDLVNQQIVPGASYAFIEGTHVDKHVLGYKSWQPEKTLLSGDELYDLASLTKVMGTIPLILKMIDENKISLHDPVSKYLPEFTDQRVEIFHLLTHTSGIAGYIPNRDSLDAPELIDALLKLPVTDNFDKVVKYTDTGMIMLGLIAEKIYGEPVQDIIVKEILDPWELEDSTFDPVESRCTPTYPVNGEMLIGIPNDPKARQLGRRCGSAGMFSNLDDVVKFAQIMLQPQYEFLYHNFTKLDPGRSLGWDVKPDGQGRVLFHTGYTGHFIALDYQTQKAMVVLTNRVHPIEHNEIFLLRRKTILESFLEEDN; this comes from the coding sequence ATGATGAACAATTTTGTAGAAACTAATGCTCAAATAAGAGACTTGGTTAATCAACAAATAGTCCCTGGAGCAAGTTATGCCTTCATAGAGGGCACACACGTGGACAAACATGTTTTGGGATACAAATCATGGCAACCTGAAAAAACCTTATTGTCTGGCGATGAATTGTACGATCTAGCATCGTTGACTAAGGTTATGGGAACTATTCCGCTGATTTTAAAAATGATTGACGAAAACAAGATTTCTTTGCATGACCCGGTTTCTAAATATTTGCCCGAATTCACAGATCAACGAGTCGAAATTTTTCATTTATTGACGCATACTTCAGGTATTGCCGGATATATTCCGAACCGTGATTCGTTAGATGCACCAGAGTTGATTGATGCGTTGTTGAAGTTACCAGTAACTGATAATTTTGATAAAGTCGTTAAATATACTGATACTGGAATGATCATGTTAGGATTGATCGCTGAAAAAATTTATGGCGAACCGGTCCAAGATATTATTGTTAAAGAAATATTGGATCCTTGGGAATTAGAAGATTCAACCTTTGATCCAGTTGAGAGTCGTTGTACGCCAACTTATCCAGTCAATGGGGAAATGTTAATCGGAATTCCTAACGACCCCAAAGCACGTCAATTGGGCAGGCGCTGTGGATCAGCGGGGATGTTTTCAAATTTGGACGATGTCGTAAAATTTGCCCAAATTATGCTGCAGCCTCAATATGAATTTTTGTACCATAATTTTACTAAGTTAGATCCTGGACGTTCTTTGGGGTGGGACGTTAAGCCAGACGGACAGGGAAGAGTCTTGTTTCACACAGGTTATACCGGCCATTTCATCGCTTTAGATTATCAGACGCAAAAAGCGATGGTCGTTTTGACCAATCGAGTTCATCCAATTGAACACAATGAGATTTTTTTGCTCAGACGCAAGACTATCCTAGAATCGTTTTTAGAAGAAGACAATTAA